Below is a genomic region from Helianthus annuus cultivar XRQ/B chromosome 2, HanXRQr2.0-SUNRISE, whole genome shotgun sequence.
ACATGTAGCTTAATGTACAACCTCTAGTGAGAAAAAGAAAAGCACCTGTATCATAAAGAATAGGCGAATTGCAAATAAATAATTCCTTCTAACTTAATTTGGCTGATAATAATCCTAAGTCAGTTattagccgataataatccgaactgatcaattttctttataaaatagtccgccgttaaaatacaTGTAGCTTAATGTACAACCTCttggagttaagttttttttccaaattacaaaccggtgttttagggcttttgatcagaacatAGGATATTAAGCACCTTACATTTCTCTCGGTAAAGTTTAGTTTCTAGTAATGATATTAAGCACAACTAATCtttaacttaaaattttaacgGATATGGACTACATATTACATGTAGCTTAATGTACAACCTCTAGTGAGAAAAAGAAAAGCACCTGTATCATAAAGAATAGGCGAATTGCAAATAAATAATTCCTTCTAACTTAATTTGGCTGATAATAATCCTAAGTCAGTTattagccgataataatccgaactgatcaattttctttataaaatagtccgccgttaaaatacaTGTAGCTTAATGTACAACCTCttggagttaagttttttttccaaattacaaaccggtgttttagggcttttgatcagaacaatGGTACAAGTCGATTGATATAAAACTCACACCGAAATTGTGCTCGaaatgacttgatttttgttaattggaagcttaaacacccgaattgaagcaccgttttcgtgggaTGGGTCAGTATTtcttcgaggtaagttttacatcaatcgactcgtatcctcgttctgatcaaaagccctaaaacatcggtttgtaattcggaaaaaaaacttaactccgttaagctattttaacggcggactattttacaaaaagaaaTTGACCAGTTCGTATTATTACTGACtttggattattattggccaaattgagttaggtgagattatttatttccaatttgcctaaaGAAAAAGAACACTAATAAGTTTATAAGTAAATCAGTTTTATACTTttattaaatgacgtattaataATCTTAAAAATTTCAACAAATACATCTTGTTAAGAATGGAATTCTAAACCTCAAGGTTGATCACAACTAAGAGTTTATGTTCATAGTTTTAGTTTGGGGAACTTCTAAACGGATATAGTCATACATGACCCCTTGAAATCGACTCTCATTGTTTACTTGTGTTAAGTAGATTGAATTTTCTTCATGAGAGTATAAAATGTTGCCGGGTATCTCAATATTGAACAACCAGTATATACCATGTATTCCATGCCTCGCAATTGCATTGTCTCCCCCGATTTTCCCAGTTGAAAACAAAGGAACCTCGTTCAAATCATTAACGCGCACCTACAAATTTAGCGTTTTAAATATCGTATTAGTTAACGTTTGCCTTCATATAAAACTTAAATTTGATTGAAAATCAAGTTGTATTCAAAAAACGTATTGAAGTTATGGTATTTTGAATACAACTCggttttcaataaaatttatattttgtaGACCGAAAAATAGAAAATAAACAAACACAATATGGTATTTAGACttttttttaaactaaatatCGCAAGTTATTATAGAAAAATTGAATTATATGTTAAATGAAATATTTTAATATACTCTACTCCGAATAAGAGCAAGGTCAATTCGCTTTTGAACTAAGCGAACTGCCTACTCTTATAATCAGTTTTAGAAATCATATAATTCTTTCACAATTATATCGTATTCATCGCTTTTCTTGATCAAGTACCTGCAAATCAGACTGATGTGCCGAAGCAAGTGCTATTCTGAGTGTATATGTTTCATTTTCGTTGATATTGTAAAGGCTAAATTTAATCGTCCATGTTGCCTGTTCATAAGTGTCATTATTTGTTTTCCTGTTacaataaaaaagaaataaataagAACAGTTTGTATTGAATAACAAATAACAGTTGAACAGAAACACCAAAATGGCATACCTAAGAACATGAGCATAGAAGAAGTCTTTTGTATAATCACTCTCTCCAACTGTGTATACTAAATCATTGTCTGGATACAGTTCTGAATATCTATCCCATAATCCGTATTGTCTAAACCTGTTTAACGAATATTATTATGCCATAATTATATTTGTACACTATAAATAACAAATTATGGCATTTTTATCATCATGAAAACAGTTAGGACTAaacgaaaataaaaatatttataaggGAAAACACAAAAAACGGCCATGTTAACCGGAGAAGTTGACAAAGTGACCTTGACTTTTAAAAATGTGTGTTCTGTAACGCAACAGATTTCTAACATGGCGTAGACTAGTGGTTGATATTGCGTGTTCTCTAACGCAACAGATTTCTAACATGGCGTAGACTAGTGGTTGATATTGCGTGTTCTCTAACGCAACAGATTTCTAACATGGCGTAGACTAGTGGTTGATATTGCGTGTTCTCTAACGCAACAGATTTCTAACATGGCGTAGACTAGTGGTTTATGCGTGTTCTCTAACGCAACAGATTTCTAACATGGCGTAACATCCATGCGTGACACAACAAATCCATACTGCTGAACCAGGCCCCCccaaattatttttaaaacatgtttttttaataattgttttatGTAGAAACATTTTTCAATTCTAATTTTTCTTTATAATACATGTTATGTATATAAAGTAAGAATATATAATAAAGTAATAAAAACAGGtgaaagaaaagagaaaaaagataataagaaatataaatattaactttatttttttaaatatttttgtttaataaatcAAAGATAATAATTTTCTTAATATAAAAATTCGGAAGACAATTAGGCAAATAAATTAGTCAACGTTCATTTTGTCAACTTCTCCAGTCAAGATGGCTAGTTTCAagatgagttaattactgttttcgtccatgtggtttttcaaaaatcactatttcagtccattagtttaaaacatttcagtccctgtggtttcactttcgtaaccatttcagtccaccttgtAATCATTTCAGTCCTTGTACTAACAGAgtaaatggactgaaatggttacgaaagtgaaaccacagggactgaaattacaattttaaaactaatggactgaaatagtgatttttgacaaaccacatggacgaaaacagtaattaactctttcaagATTTACCCAATTTCTAATGGCCAATCATCacaataaattaataataacaaCCAGCAAGGGTGCCAACCTATTAGGATCACTGAGAAGAAAACTGTTAGCATATCTTGGGTCAGGATCAGGTATGTAAAACTCAGCCGCTAAGCGATCTGGATAGCCAATCTCCCATAATGTCGGACCATCTCTAGGAAGCTCGTATACAAGATCACCCAAGTCGATATTAACACCTGTTGTTTTATTCTTTCGTTAAGCGTAAGCTTCCCACAATGAGCAGAAAATTGACTAACTTAAATAAATAGAACCTGAAGTAATATTGATAATCGTAGAATTTATATAATCGCCTATAAATCCAGGGACCCAAGCGTATAGATTGTATTCGTCGGTAAGTATGTTTGGTATGGAGAAATACCCTTCCTCATCTGCTTTGGTCCAGAATTGGTATTTCTAGTGAACCAAACTAGACGTTTAGTATAACGCTTGATCTAATACCGAATCTAAAAGGTTTGGGTACTCAGACTCACCTTGCATTCTCTTTGCCATGATCCTATATCTCCTGGTGGTGCCAACCCAACATAAGCACCACTTGCTGATATGCAACCTTTGGAATTAATGAACCTGCATaccaaaataaaataataataataatattaactgAACTGAAAATGGATCTTGTAGAGACTCCTGTCGATCGAGCCTATGCAAAATGGAATTTACCTGTCTTGGACTAGTAATCTACCGCTGACACTCCCCCTTTGATGCTTAGATTGGAAGTCATCTGATGTAACAAAGTCATATGGCCAGCCTTCGACTTCAACCGACATCTGTAAACATATATGATGAAAATAATGTTTTATAAGCAAACCATGTTATATAACTGAAACAGATCCAATTATCCAAATGGGTCAACTATAGGCCCGTTTGGAGAAATTGTATTGATTTGTATATCCAATCAGGCCATATGTGGCTTAATTGGTCTATATGAAAGCTTGGGCCGGAATTTCATTTAGTATTGTATGCGGACCAAGTTAGGATTTTTTGGGTCGGGACTTCGATGGCCACTTGCTAAGCCCCAAAATAGATTTCGCTTTGGGTTGGGATAATGACTATAGGTTTGTATTCTTTTATTCGTTTTGATCAATTTCATTCGGGTACCGACCCCTTTACCAACGAAAAAAGTATGTTAGACCTGGTTTTTTGCGTCTTCCCAAAGCGTGTGAGGGTCTTCTTCGTCTGTAACATTATTGAGATATATAAAAATCGGGCCGAATACTTTCTTCCACGACTCGCTTTCCCCAAATTTGATAATCAAATCACTTCCACCATAATGAGTACTTGCAAACACCTAAAATACATGATGATTATGTTGCATGTTATGAAACAACATGATGTCACTGTGCCAAAGAAACTAAGAAAACTTACAGCAAGAGTTGTAGGTCCAACATGAGAATTTAACTCGGATTTAATAGGGCCGCCTACCCTAAACTCGTTACTTGGCGTAATTTGCCAGAAGCCGACAGGAGGATCCATGCATATCCATCCATGGACACGAAGATCCTTCAACTCAGTAGCATATTGATATTTATCATCCACCTATAGGTGCAAAAACGAAGTAAGCTTCTTGCCATCATTAATCGCAAAGTACACTAGATCAACTTCGTGacgattttttttttaccataACCAAGGGTGTAGCTTTCAAGGGGCcaggaggggcgcccgacccccgaactttttgctcagtagtgttatgtatgtacgtttcgtgtagaaatttttaggtatatacgttttcgaccccccggttttataaaaaaagtttacttatatagaaattttttagGTTCGGTGACTTTCGACCCCCCGGtagaaattttcaagcttcgccattgACCATAACATGAGTTTCATGAAGTGTACAATGACATATATAACATATCCAGCAAAATCTCACTCACtttgatttttttagtttttacccaaaaaaaaaaaaaaaaaagcaaaatcTCACTCATAGCACAACTATTGATAGGGTCTGGAGATCAAAAAAGAAAATCTGTTTCTTCACAGATTTTCTGGTTTTGGTGGTAGAGTAAGAATATATTACTACCTCTCCTTTAAAATGACTCTCGATAGGATCAACAAGGAGGACTGCCTCGGGGTAGGCTAACTGTTCACCTCTTCCGGATAACCGATCATCTGGCAAAGGCATATCCCTACGCCGGTCATCAGAGTTGGCCATATAGTGAAATCTAAGCATCAAAAGATGTTAGAATTCAAAtaaaagcatagttttaatacaatgaaaatgtttaagaatgTATTTACTTGTCTTTCCTAAGCTTGAAAGCAACTCTTGTATTGTCTAGATTGAAACTTGGCCATTCTTCTAAATGTTCATAAATTGCATACGTATAAAATCCGGATGATCCGCGAAGCAaaatatacctaaaatataacttTGGTTAATGACCATTACAAATGTTATGTCTTTATCTAACTTTTTTGTTAACCGACATTATCCAGGGGCGGAACCAAGGGGGTTAAGAGGGTCTACTAACCCATTCACCGAATTTGTTCAACTTTTATATACATTAAAATGAGTTTCTTTTAACAAAAAACATGAGTTGGACCCCTGGTTGTAACCACTAGAGAAGATCCCGACTAAAAAGTTATTTTTCCGCCATTGAGTCATTATCATAGCATTGATCGAAATGAGAAACCTTTTGTCTATCTTGAGCGGGACTAACTTGCCCTCAAGGGAAGAATTCCATGTTCTCGAAAAGGAAAGCTCCACTTGATCTTCGGTTTCTACTATAACCTCACAACTTGTTCCTGCAAGCCTTTATATTATGTGTAAAAATTTGGTGTATGATTTTACTAAAGCAAATTGGCACATTCTTGTAAGACATAAGACATGTGAATACCTTTCCAATGTCCCTTTAGTTCTACTAGTATTTTCTGGTGGACTCCAAACAACATCCCAGTATCTAAAATCAATACACCAAAAGGCAAAAGTATGAACtgattttgactttttttttctt
It encodes:
- the LOC110919861 gene encoding probable rhamnogalacturonate lyase B, translating into MYLRLLFLSTLSFYIFSADMLYVTRARISSTAAMGDLGVNLSFQENYVAMSNGLVEITLSNPEGHLTGIQYNGVDNLLEVINDETNRGYWDVVWSPPENTSRTKGTLERLAGTSCEVIVETEDQVELSFSRTWNSSLEGKLVPLKIDKRYILLRGSSGFYTYAIYEHLEEWPSFNLDNTRVAFKLRKDKFHYMANSDDRRRDMPLPDDRLSGRGEQLAYPEAVLLVDPIESHFKGEVDDKYQYATELKDLRVHGWICMDPPVGFWQITPSNEFRVGGPIKSELNSHVGPTTLAVFASTHYGGSDLIIKFGESESWKKVFGPIFIYLNNVTDEEDPHTLWEDAKNQMSVEVEGWPYDFVTSDDFQSKHQRGSVSGRLLVQDRFINSKGCISASGAYVGLAPPGDIGSWQRECKKYQFWTKADEEGYFSIPNILTDEYNLYAWVPGFIGDYINSTIINITSGVNIDLGDLVYELPRDGPTLWEIGYPDRLAAEFYIPDPDPRYANSFLLSDPNRFRQYGLWDRYSELYPDNDLVYTVGESDYTKDFFYAHVLRKTNNDTYEQATWTIKFSLYNINENETYTLRIALASAHQSDLQVRVNDLNEVPLFSTGKIGGDNAIARHGIHGIYWLFNIEIPGNILYSHEENSIYLTQVNNESRFQGVMYDYIRLEVPQTKTMNINS